In the Mycolicibacterium thermoresistibile genome, one interval contains:
- the istB gene encoding IS21-like element helper ATPase IstB — translation MTTSTNRKPAEPVGADLLRLLKTLKLGALADTLPERAALARQHKLSHIGFLETLLADEVSRRESRSAALRAVKAGLDPTMRFDSWNALDDLRYDRTLLGDLTSLRFLDAGQSAIILGPVGVGKTHLATALGHMAIRRRHSVMFGRADKLFTRLRAARLDNTVDAEIRRLAAVDVLIIDDFALRPLDATKTSDFYEIVVERHRTKTTIATSNREPAEWLTMTADTLLAQSAIDRLTSTAHTLVIEGPSYRQRTRDQLDPGHPDQHPQ, via the coding sequence ATGACCACCTCCACCAACCGCAAGCCCGCTGAGCCGGTCGGCGCTGACCTGCTGCGACTGCTCAAAACCCTTAAACTCGGCGCCTTGGCCGACACCCTGCCCGAACGCGCCGCACTGGCCCGCCAACACAAACTCAGCCACATCGGGTTCCTCGAAACACTGCTGGCCGACGAGGTGTCACGACGCGAATCCCGGTCCGCGGCACTGAGGGCGGTCAAAGCTGGGCTCGACCCGACAATGCGTTTCGACAGCTGGAATGCGCTCGACGACCTACGCTATGACCGCACCCTGCTCGGCGATCTGACCTCGCTACGGTTCCTCGACGCCGGGCAATCGGCGATCATCCTCGGACCCGTCGGCGTCGGCAAAACACATCTGGCAACAGCACTGGGGCACATGGCCATTCGCCGACGCCATAGTGTCATGTTCGGTCGCGCCGATAAACTGTTCACTCGGCTACGCGCCGCCCGCCTCGACAACACCGTCGACGCCGAGATCCGCCGACTGGCCGCCGTCGACGTCCTCATCATCGACGACTTCGCGCTACGGCCCCTCGACGCCACCAAGACCAGCGACTTCTACGAAATTGTGGTGGAACGCCACCGGACCAAGACAACCATCGCAACCTCCAACCGCGAGCCGGCCGAATGGCTGACCATGACCGCCGACACCCTGCTGGCCCAATCAGCCATCGACCGACTGACCTCCACCGCCCACACCCTGGTCATCGAAGGACCGTCCTACCGCCAACGCACCCGCGACCAACTTGACCCAGGCCACCCCGACCAGCATCCTCAATAA
- a CDS encoding IS3 family transposase has translation MSRFELIAAECAHHDVSKLAELLGVSRSGYYAWAARQRRVELSPRQQWRRDLEVKILAHWQASGRTYGSPRITADLHAEGVGVSENTVAKIMAEMGIEGISPRTFKVKTTQVDPTASFPPDRVGRAFDQGRLDAVWTSDITYLTCGEGDAYLCAIRDEHSRRVLGWSLADHMRTELVEAAVDAAVFTRAGHVAGTVMHSDRGSQFTSYDMAQACTRHGLLRSMGATGICWDNAGSESLWSTVKHEYYKRHAFTTYANLTAGLDNYIRFYNHERRHSSLGMISPIDFDLSLDILLSTQV, from the coding sequence GTGAGCCGGTTCGAGCTCATTGCCGCGGAGTGCGCCCACCACGACGTGTCGAAGCTGGCCGAGTTGCTCGGTGTGTCGCGATCCGGGTATTACGCGTGGGCAGCACGGCAACGCCGCGTCGAGCTCTCGCCACGGCAGCAATGGCGCCGCGATCTGGAGGTGAAGATCCTCGCGCATTGGCAGGCCTCTGGTCGCACGTATGGGTCGCCACGCATCACTGCCGACCTGCATGCCGAGGGTGTCGGAGTCTCGGAGAACACGGTCGCCAAGATCATGGCCGAGATGGGTATCGAGGGCATCAGCCCTCGCACGTTCAAGGTCAAGACCACCCAGGTCGACCCGACGGCATCCTTTCCGCCGGACCGGGTCGGTCGAGCCTTTGATCAGGGCCGCCTTGACGCGGTATGGACTTCCGATATCACCTATCTGACCTGCGGCGAAGGGGATGCGTATCTGTGTGCGATCCGCGATGAGCATTCTCGGCGGGTGCTGGGGTGGTCGCTGGCCGATCACATGCGCACCGAACTGGTCGAGGCCGCCGTCGATGCGGCGGTCTTCACCCGCGCCGGCCACGTCGCCGGCACCGTCATGCATTCAGATCGCGGCAGTCAGTTCACCAGCTACGACATGGCCCAGGCCTGCACCCGGCATGGCTTGCTCCGCTCCATGGGGGCGACCGGGATTTGCTGGGACAACGCCGGCTCCGAATCGCTCTGGTCGACGGTTAAGCACGAGTATTACAAACGCCATGCGTTCACAACGTACGCGAATCTCACTGCGGGACTTGACAATTACATCAGATTTTACAACCATGAAAGGCGACACAGTTCATTGGGGATGATCTCACCCATCGACTTCGACCTGAGTTTGGACATTTTGCTTAGTACCCAGGTTTGA
- a CDS encoding IS1634 family transposase codes for MAYVRKVRTASGAVAVQVARKDRGRVVILAHLGSAHTDAELGILLEQAREMVVGGQAALDFEVAARAQSMADVADFRAQALIPERATPAVAAPVVPPGRTVGASSRLLYDVLGHVYDWLGFDAVGDAVFRDLVISRIVEPTSKLDASRVLADLGARLVSYKTIDRHARKIHSSGHRDTIAEKCFAYASDCGGLSLILYDVTTLYFEAESEDSLRKVGYSKERRVDPQIVVGLLVDRTGFPLEIGCFEGNTAETTTIVPIITSFLARHHLQGTPMVVAADAGMLSQTNLAAVDEVNLSFIVGSRVTKAPGDLESHFHWNGDLFTDGQVIDTVTPRHGNTRVNDTKLRTEPVWNPDRDTGAWRAIWAYSAKRARRDQKTLAAQEARARAIISGEKKAKTARFVTTRGDERTLDEASLARAQSLVGLKGYVTNVPASVMPAGEVIAKYHDLWHVEKSFRMSKTDLDARPMFNRMRDAIEAHLTIVFAALAVSHAIQSRTGLSIAKVVKTLRPLRSATININGATQTFPPEIPDTERKILTDLGFKPGY; via the coding sequence GTGGCGTACGTGCGGAAAGTGCGCACTGCCTCGGGCGCGGTGGCGGTGCAGGTGGCCCGCAAAGACCGGGGTCGAGTGGTGATCCTGGCTCATCTGGGATCAGCGCATACCGATGCTGAGCTGGGCATTCTGCTCGAGCAAGCGAGGGAAATGGTGGTCGGCGGCCAGGCGGCGCTGGATTTCGAGGTGGCTGCCCGCGCCCAATCGATGGCCGATGTGGCCGATTTCCGTGCGCAGGCGTTGATCCCCGAGCGAGCCACACCGGCGGTCGCGGCGCCGGTGGTGCCGCCCGGGCGTACCGTCGGGGCCAGCTCGCGGCTGCTCTACGACGTCCTGGGCCACGTCTATGACTGGCTCGGCTTCGATGCCGTCGGCGACGCGGTGTTCCGCGATTTGGTGATCTCCCGGATCGTGGAGCCAACCAGCAAGCTCGACGCCTCACGAGTGCTGGCAGATCTTGGGGCTCGGTTGGTGTCCTACAAGACCATCGACCGCCATGCCCGCAAGATCCACTCCAGCGGTCACCGCGACACGATCGCCGAGAAGTGCTTCGCCTACGCTTCGGACTGCGGTGGACTGTCGCTGATTTTGTACGACGTGACCACCCTGTATTTCGAAGCGGAATCCGAGGATTCGCTGCGCAAGGTCGGCTATTCCAAAGAGCGCCGAGTCGACCCTCAAATTGTGGTCGGACTGCTGGTCGACCGGACCGGATTTCCCTTGGAGATCGGCTGTTTCGAGGGCAACACCGCTGAGACCACCACGATCGTGCCGATCATCACCAGCTTTCTGGCCCGCCACCATCTGCAGGGCACACCGATGGTGGTGGCCGCCGACGCAGGCATGCTCTCGCAGACCAACCTCGCCGCGGTGGATGAGGTGAACCTGTCGTTCATCGTCGGCTCGCGGGTCACCAAGGCTCCCGGCGATCTGGAATCCCACTTCCATTGGAACGGCGATCTTTTCACCGACGGCCAGGTCATCGACACCGTGACTCCCCGGCACGGCAACACCCGCGTCAACGACACCAAATTGCGTACCGAACCGGTCTGGAACCCCGACCGCGATACCGGGGCGTGGCGGGCGATCTGGGCGTATTCGGCCAAACGGGCCCGCCGCGACCAGAAGACTCTGGCCGCCCAGGAAGCCCGGGCCCGGGCGATCATCTCCGGCGAGAAGAAGGCCAAGACAGCACGATTCGTCACGACCCGCGGCGATGAACGCACTCTCGACGAAGCCAGCCTGGCCCGTGCCCAATCCCTGGTCGGGCTCAAGGGCTACGTGACCAACGTCCCGGCATCGGTGATGCCCGCTGGCGAGGTCATCGCGAAGTATCACGACCTGTGGCACGTCGAGAAGTCGTTTCGGATGTCCAAAACCGACCTTGATGCCCGGCCCATGTTCAACCGCATGCGCGATGCCATCGAAGCGCATCTGACCATCGTGTTCGCCGCGCTGGCCGTCTCCCACGCCATCCAATCGCGCACCGGACTATCCATCGCCAAAGTCGTCAAGACACTGCGGCCGCTGCGCTCGGCGACCATCAACATCAACGGCGCCACGCAGACCTTCCCACCAGAGATCCCCGACACCGAGCGCAAAATCCTCACCGACCTCGGCTTCAAACCTGGGTACTAA
- a CDS encoding transposase has protein sequence MSRTRRSFTSEFKVEAARRVIDGGRSVVEVARELNVHENLLRKWVAGERIRDGAAADARRVPPDGDLTATERAELVRLRAEVAEKDRDITFLKKVSAYFAAQQHR, from the coding sequence ATGTCTCGGACTCGCCGGTCGTTTACGTCGGAGTTCAAGGTGGAGGCTGCTCGGCGGGTGATTGATGGTGGCCGCTCGGTCGTCGAGGTCGCTCGCGAGTTGAATGTGCACGAGAACCTGTTGCGTAAATGGGTTGCTGGCGAAAGGATTCGGGACGGCGCCGCCGCTGACGCGCGCAGGGTGCCCCCTGACGGGGATCTGACTGCGACCGAGCGCGCCGAGTTGGTGCGGCTACGCGCCGAGGTCGCCGAGAAGGACCGTGACATCACGTTCCTGAAAAAAGTGTCGGCGTACTTTGCGGCACAGCAACACCGGTGA
- a CDS encoding PE domain-containing protein, translating into MAIPELKVNESALHWDPAEVMVPSVPAIPAGEDPMSQVVAEALPGVAAKVTEMVAATRAQEAEFAANVAAAKQAYQRTDDTADQELKSAADAVYVPGAL; encoded by the coding sequence ATGGCTATCCCTGAACTGAAGGTCAATGAGAGCGCGCTGCACTGGGATCCGGCGGAGGTCATGGTGCCGTCTGTTCCGGCAATACCGGCTGGGGAAGACCCCATGAGTCAGGTGGTCGCCGAAGCTCTGCCCGGCGTCGCTGCGAAGGTAACCGAGATGGTTGCCGCGACGCGTGCCCAAGAAGCGGAATTCGCCGCGAATGTAGCAGCCGCCAAGCAGGCCTATCAGCGCACTGATGATACTGCCGATCAGGAGCTGAAGAGTGCTGCAGACGCGGTCTATGTGCCGGGGGCGCTATGA